The Amphiura filiformis chromosome 12, Afil_fr2py, whole genome shotgun sequence genome includes a region encoding these proteins:
- the LOC140165993 gene encoding uncharacterized protein — translation MASESSSGNLSDMMLSSPGSSDGSCDEPIPKRQNTTQGQKSGLLRTRKRATGRTGGENTGSSSSSSSSKAAVQAKDKEPHLVQRRNARERRRVSLVNEGFIRLRRKIPTEPRNKKLSKVKTLRTAINYIMHLKETLDEEANRQHRLEELENLGMTIPLQHAPPHQGYTEWTPYPEPAVVCNGFEYGENHGGYYY, via the coding sequence ATGGCATCGGAATCATCTAGTGGGAATCTCTCGGACATGATGTTATCATCACCTGGTAGCAGTGATGGTTCTTGCGACGAGCCTATACCAAAACGCCAAAATACTACACAGGGACAAAAATCAGGACTACTCCGTACACGGAAAAGAGCTACCGGGCGAACGGGAGGAGAAAATACCGGTTCATCAAGTTCATCTTCTAGCAGTAAAGCCGCCGTACAAGCAAAGGATAAAGAACCGCATCTCGTGCAGAGAAGAAACGCCCGAGAACGCAGACGAGTGTCGCTAGTCAACGAAGGTTTTATCAGACTCAGGAGAAAAATCCCGACAGAACCTAGAAATAAGAAACTGTCCAAGGTTAAGACACTTAGAACGGCTATCAATTACATCATGCATCTCAAGGAAACATTGGATGAAGAAGCAAATAGGCAACATAGATTGGAAGAACTTGAAAATCTTGGTATGACTATTCCCTTACAGCATGCACCGCCTCATCAGGGTTATACCGAGTGGACGCCGTATCCTGAGCCAGCTGTTGTG